One segment of Setaria viridis chromosome 4, Setaria_viridis_v4.0, whole genome shotgun sequence DNA contains the following:
- the LOC140222493 gene encoding protein FAR-RED IMPAIRED RESPONSE 1-like: MDYFKKRKKEDPTLYYRFQVDKDMKVKNLFWREGISLQWYAEYGECVSFETTYMMNRYNLPFTPYVGITGRSNTCLFACAFLSDETTTTLKWVFETFLDSMGEKHPKLIIIDQDKAIKTNTRLAEMFEDTVYFSVTEDEFEMLWQKMISDFKLENNKYFNKMWNKRKIFIPVYYKNDFYPFIQSTGRSEGTNARFKDNVGPTYSLVSFLREYQRIIDVIRNKEEIDDNQSKQKMPKELYYGYTIEQQAVELYNWNIYLKFMNQLRQTESYKYKETEKAKCFELWYKSNQIKER; the protein is encoded by the coding sequence ATGGACTatttcaagaaaagaaaaaaagaagaccCAACTTTGTACTACAGATTTCAAGTTGATAAAGATATGAAAGTGAAAAATCTTTTCTGGAGGGAAGGCATATCACTGCAATGGTATGCAGAGTACGGAGAGTGCGTCAGCTTTGAGACAACGTACATGATGAATAGATACAACCTACCATTTACACCATATGTTGGTATAACAGGACGTTCAAACACATGCTTGTTTGCGTGTGCATTCCTATCAGATGAAACAACGACAACTTTGAAATGGGTGTTTGAAACTTTCCTAGACTCGATGGGAGAAAAACACCCAAAATTGATCATAATAGATCAGGACAAAGCAATCAAAACAAATACAAGATTAGCAGAAATGTTTGAAGATACAGTTTACTTCTCAGTGACTGAAGATGAGTTTGAGATGTTGTGGCAGAAAATGATATCTGACTTCAAACTTGAGAATAACAAATACTTCAACAAGATGTGGAACAAAAGAAAGATATTCATACCAGTGTACTACAAAAATGACTTCTACCCATTCATTCAGAGCACTGGCAGAAGTGAAGGTACCAATGCTAGATTTAAAGATAATGTTGGCCCTACATACAGTCTTGTGAGCTTCCTGCGTGAGTATCAAAGAATAATAGATGTCATAAGAAACAAGGAGGAAATAGATGACAACCAAAGCAAGCAGAAGATGCCGAAAGAGCTGTACTATGGTTACACAATAGAGCAACAAGCAGTCGAGTTGTATAACTGGAACATATACCTCAAGTTCATGAACCAACTAAGACAAACAGAGAGCTACAAGTACAAAGAGACAGAGAAGGCAAAATGCTTTGAACTATGGTACAAGTCAAATCAGATTAAAGAAAGGTAG
- the LOC117854197 gene encoding F-box protein At5g67140 isoform X2: protein MARGCPHDRLIPTRPRRSRVPRRARVHSRRVALHASASRAGGDVWRYKKPPRPAGLSDQLLSPSVEREREMEQQQQLRDGDGGAAEGDIERLPADLLAHVLSLLPSFRDLSMAGGVSRRWRRAVERSLASRRRLSFAGQRTGDDTAARLVRAAVNLRDLDICWGCQISDEGLIKISTADCVGKLTSISLWGLAGITDKGVVQLVSRAYSLQHLNIGGTFITDESLNAVANSCTDLKSIILWSCRHVTEAGLVALVNNCRRLECINVGGMRVPPESFVGLLSISPALRIRSIPQILNAGVQVS, encoded by the exons ATGGCGCGAGGGTGTCCACATGATCGGCTCATCCCCACGCGCCCCCGGCGCAGCCGAGTTCCACGCCGCGCCCGCGTCCActcgcgtcgcgtcgcgctGCACGCATCGGCGTCACGTGCCGGTGGCGACGTCTGGCGCTACAAGAAGCCCCCGCGCCCCGCAGGCCTTTCTGATCAGCTTCTTTCTCCGAGCgtcgagcgagagagagagatggagcagcagcagcagctgcgcgacggcgatggcggcgcggcggagggggaCATCGAGCGGCTCCCCGCCGACCTCCTCGCGCAcgtcctctccctcctcccctccttccgCGACCTCTCCAT GGCGGGGGGAGTGAGCCGGAGGTGGCGCCGGGCGGTGGAGCGGTCGctggcgtcgcggcggcggctgagctTCGCGGGGCAGCGTACCGGCGACGACACCGCCGCGCGCCTCGTTCGCGCCGCCGTCAACCTCCGCGACCTCGACAT CTGCTGGGGGTGCCAAATCTCCGACGAAGGCTTGATCAAGATTTCAACCGCGGATTGCGTCGGGAAGCTGACGTCCATATCGCTCTGGGGATTGGCTGGAATTACAGATAAGGGCGTTGTTCAGCTG GTTTCAAGGGCTTATTCTCTTCAGCACCTGAATATTGGTGGGACATTCATCACAGACGAGTCCCTGAATGCAGTTGCAAATAGCTGCACAGATCTGAAG AGCATCATCCTGTGGAGCTGCCGGCACGTGACGGAGGCCGGGCTGGTGGCGCTGGTGAACAATTGCCGGCGGCTGGAGTGCATCAACGTGGGCGGCATGCGGGTCCCGCCGGAGAGCTTCGTGGGCCTGCTCTCCATCAGCCCCGCCCTGCGGATCAGGTCCATCCCCCAGATCCTCAACGCCGGGGTGCAGGTCTCTTGA
- the LOC117854197 gene encoding F-box protein At5g67140 isoform X1, with the protein MARGCPHDRLIPTRPRRSRVPRRARVHSRRVALHASASRAGGDVWRYKKPPRPAGLSDQLLSPSVEREREMEQQQQLRDGDGGAAEGDIERLPADLLAHVLSLLPSFRDLSMAGGVSRRWRRAVERSLASRRRLSFAGQRTGDDTAARLVRAAVNLRDLDISRSCWGCQISDEGLIKISTADCVGKLTSISLWGLAGITDKGVVQLVSRAYSLQHLNIGGTFITDESLNAVANSCTDLKSIILWSCRHVTEAGLVALVNNCRRLECINVGGMRVPPESFVGLLSISPALRIRSIPQILNAGVQVS; encoded by the exons ATGGCGCGAGGGTGTCCACATGATCGGCTCATCCCCACGCGCCCCCGGCGCAGCCGAGTTCCACGCCGCGCCCGCGTCCActcgcgtcgcgtcgcgctGCACGCATCGGCGTCACGTGCCGGTGGCGACGTCTGGCGCTACAAGAAGCCCCCGCGCCCCGCAGGCCTTTCTGATCAGCTTCTTTCTCCGAGCgtcgagcgagagagagagatggagcagcagcagcagctgcgcgacggcgatggcggcgcggcggagggggaCATCGAGCGGCTCCCCGCCGACCTCCTCGCGCAcgtcctctccctcctcccctccttccgCGACCTCTCCAT GGCGGGGGGAGTGAGCCGGAGGTGGCGCCGGGCGGTGGAGCGGTCGctggcgtcgcggcggcggctgagctTCGCGGGGCAGCGTACCGGCGACGACACCGCCGCGCGCCTCGTTCGCGCCGCCGTCAACCTCCGCGACCTCGACAT TTCACGAAGCTGCTGGGGGTGCCAAATCTCCGACGAAGGCTTGATCAAGATTTCAACCGCGGATTGCGTCGGGAAGCTGACGTCCATATCGCTCTGGGGATTGGCTGGAATTACAGATAAGGGCGTTGTTCAGCTG GTTTCAAGGGCTTATTCTCTTCAGCACCTGAATATTGGTGGGACATTCATCACAGACGAGTCCCTGAATGCAGTTGCAAATAGCTGCACAGATCTGAAG AGCATCATCCTGTGGAGCTGCCGGCACGTGACGGAGGCCGGGCTGGTGGCGCTGGTGAACAATTGCCGGCGGCTGGAGTGCATCAACGTGGGCGGCATGCGGGTCCCGCCGGAGAGCTTCGTGGGCCTGCTCTCCATCAGCCCCGCCCTGCGGATCAGGTCCATCCCCCAGATCCTCAACGCCGGGGTGCAGGTCTCTTGA
- the LOC117851216 gene encoding caffeoyl-CoA O-methyltransferase 1: MASTAAEAAKAAEQPAAAEQQQANGNGEQKTRHSEVGHKSLLKSDDLYQYILDTSVYPREPENMKELREITAKHPWNLMTTSADEGQFLNMLIKLIGAKKTMEIGVYTGYSLLATALALPEDGTILAMDINRENYELGLPCIEKAGVAHKIDFREGPALPVLDDLIADEKNHGSFDFVFVDADKDNYLNYHERLLKLVKLGGLIGYDNTLWNGSVVLPNDAPMRKYIRYYRDFVLVLNKALAADERVEICQLPVGDGVTLCRRVK; this comes from the exons ATGGCCAgcacggcggccgaggcggcgaaggcggcggagcagcccgcggcggcggagcagcagcaggccaacGGCAACGGCGAGCAGAAGACGCGCCACTCCGAGGTGGGACACAAGAGCCTGCTCAAGAGCGATGACCTCTACCAG TACATCCTGGACACGAGCGTGTACCCGCGGGAGCCGGAGAACATGAAGGAGCTCCGCGAGATCACCGCCAAGCACCCCTG GAACCTGATGACGACGTCGGCGGACGAGGGGCAGTTCCTCAACATGCTCATCAAGCtcatcggcgccaagaagaccATGGAGATCGGCGTCTACACCGGCTACTCCCTCCTCGCCACCGCGCTCGCCCTCCCCGAGGACGGCACG ATCTTGGCCATGGACATCAACCGCGAGAACTACGAGCTCGGCCTGCCCTGCATCGAGAAGGCCGGCGTCGCCCACAAGATCGACTTCCGCGAGGGCCCCGCGCTCCCCGTCCTCGACGACCTCATCGCCGAC GAGAAGAACCACGGCAGCTTCGACTTCGTCTTCGTGGACGCCGACAAGGACAACTACCTCAACTACCACGAGAGGCTGCTCAAGCTGGTGAAGCTGGGCGGCCTCATCGGCTACGACAACACGCTGTGGAACGGCTCCGTCGTGCTCCCCAACGACGCCCCCATGCGCAAGTACATCCGCTACTACCGCGACTTCGTGCTCGTCCTCAACAaggcgctcgccgccgacgagcgcgTCGAGATCTGCCAGCTccccgtcggcgacggcgtcaCCCTCTGCCGCCGCGTCAAGTGA